CCCACGCCGCCTATTGCGGGGTTGCACGAGAGGTAGCCGAGAGTGTCCATGTTGAGGGTGAGAAGCAGGGTGCGGCAGCCCATCCTTGCAGAGGCCAGCGCCGCCTCGCTGCCGGCGTGGCCTGCTCCCACGACGATAACCTCATAGTCATTTTCCTGTGCCATGGATTCTCCTCCACCCGCGTAACCCCCATTGTAGCAGATTTGCCGCCCCCAGGCAATAAGAATGTTTTTTTCCCCCTGCGGAGAACCATTATGGACAGGAGAAAAGAAAAATGAAGAGGGACTTCAGGGAGCCTGCCATCCACCTGCTTCTTGCCGCTGTCATGGTGATGCTGATATTTTACCCCGCATCGGCGGGGAAGGCCCTTATCTACAGCGGCGATTTCACGGGGTCCGATGCCCTCGATCTCAACATTCCCCTGAAGTTCAACCTTGGTGCTGCCCTCCGCTCGGGAGAGCTTCCGCTGTGGACTCCCCTTCTTCTGAATGGCTATCCCCTCCTTGGCGAAGGGCAGACGGGGATCTTTTATCCCCCGAACCTGCTGTTTTCACTGCTGCCAATGCTCTGGTGCGCCAACGGGCTCATTTTTTTTCACCTGCTTCTCGCCGCTTCCGGGCTCTACGCATACGGGAGGCTCAAGGGGCTCTCCTGGGAGGCCGCCACCTTCTCTTCGCTTGTCTTCTCCTTCTCGGGCTTTTACGTGCTTCACCTTCGCCATCTCAACATGCTTGAGGCAGCCTCGTGGTTTCCCTGGCTTTTCTATTTCGCCGGGCTTCACCTCTCGTCGCGGAAGCCTGCCGCCCTCCTCTCCTGGTCTGCGGTGCTTGCCCTGCAGTGGCTCTGCGGCCATCCTGCCATAACCTACCTGGGGCTTTTCGGCGTGGCCCTTCTTTATGGCGCCACCTTTATAAAGGATATAAGAAAGGGAAAGTCCTTCCTTCTGCCCCTGTCATTTATCGGCGCCGCCTCTCTCTCAGGGCTCCTGGCCGCCGTGCAGCTTCTTCCCACTCTTGAGCTCGTGCCCCTCTCCCTGCGCTCCTCCCTGACCCGCAGCGACGTGGCTCACTTCCCTTTCGCCCTGGAGTCCCTCTGGCATTTTATAAATCCCTATTTCATGGGGAACCCTGCCCGGGGCGCCTACCCGCTCTCCGCCATTGTCAGCAAGGGTGTTTTCTGGGAAAACTGCGCCTATATAGGGATTCTCCCCCTTCTGATGGCCTTCGGGGCCCTCCGGTGGTGGAAGGAGGACGGCCGCGTGAGGGGCTTTTCCCTTTTTGTCATTTCAGGAATCGTGCTGGCTCTTGGCCCTGCCACCCCCCTTTATGGCCTGCTTCTGAAGGTCATTCCCGGCTTCCACCTTTTCAGGTTTCCCGCCCGGTTCCTGGTCTATGCCCTTTTCGGCCTCGTGCTTCTCGCGGGAGTTTTCTGGGACAGGATTGCCCCTGCCGTCAAGGGGAGCAGGGCCAGGCTTGCCATGTTCTGCCTTGTGTTTCTCGTGAGCTCTGCCAACCTCGCATGGTTCTGCCGCTCATTCAATGCCTTTCTCGAGCCCTCATGGTGCGGTCCTCCTCCCACGCTTCGCAGTGTTTTGCAGGGTCATGACGGCAGCCGCATTTACAGCTTTGCAGCCCTCCTCTCCTGGCAGCGCGCTTATATAAAAGACAGGGGATGGATGGGCCCCAGGGAGAATCTTGACCGTTACCGCTCCCTCCTTGCCCCTGACTATAACCTCCTTTTCGGCGTTCCCCAGGTGGGAGAGAAGACTTGGTGCGAGGGGGGGATGGCTCCCTCGCGCATGGCAGAGCTTGCCGGGATAGTTGAAAGGGAGGCCATGCCCCTCTACGGCGGCAAGGTCATCCTTGTTCCCGACGGGATGATAAGGCTCCTCAGGCTTCAGCACACAGGCTTCATCTGCTCCGTGGATATGCTTGCCCACCCAGCCCTTGAGCGCATAGCGGGAAGCGATGACGGGAAAGAAGTGAACGTGTACCGCATAAAAGGCTCCCTTCCCAGGGCATCCATGGTATACCGCCACCGGGTTTTTTACGACAGTGATGAGCTTCGCGGGGCCCTTCTTGACCCTTCATTCGCGCCTGAGCAGGAGGTGCTTCTTGAGGAGGAGCCCGCCATCGTGCCCCGGGGAACCGGGGTGGGGAAGGTGGAGCTGCTCCGCGAATCTCTCAATGGTCTTGAATACTCGGTTTCCACCGATCATGACGGCTTCCTTTTCCTCGCCGACACATGGTTTCCCGGGTGGAAAGCTTCTGTTGACGGCGTCCCTGCGAAGATATTCAGAGCTGATTATGCTTTCCGTGCGGTAGCCGTGAGGGCGGGGACCCACAGGGTAGCTTTTTCTTACAGGCCCGCGTCGCTTGAGCAGGGAGCCCTTCTATCCCTGGCCGGTCTGTTGCTGCTCTCAATCCTGGGATGGAAGACCCGCCAGAGCCCGCGGGAAAAACCCGGGACAGCTCCCTCGTTTTAAATCAGTGAGAGCTATCCGGTTTTTGTTTCCCGGGCTTTCTGCCTGTCCCTCAAGGAAGTGACGACATTGAAGGCAAGGAGCGCGAGGAAGGCTGCAAAGCCTATGCCGGCAAAGACATACCAGATATAATGGGCATGGGCGTACTGGGAAGGGAGGGCCGTGCCGTTGGCAATGGCCTGCTGCCATGCGGTGTGGGCTTCGGGGGAAAGCTTGTCGGGATCGGGGCACCATGCGTTCAGAAGGTACCCCGAGATGCCGAAGCCCAGCAGGTTCCCGAAGAAGCTGTTCAGGTGCGAGTAGCCCATGTAGAGGCCTGTTTCCCCCGGAGGCGCCTGTTTCGACGCGTATTCCAGGAACCGCGGCGAGAGAAAGCATTCCGCGAAGCCCTGGAGGGCGATTCCTGCAATCAGCACGGCTGTCACGGGATGTATGGCGAAGCCCAGGAAAGGGATACTGGAGCCCCATATTTTGACGGCCGAGGGGCTCAGGCTCATGGTAAGCGAAGAGAAGGGGATCAGAAAGAGGGCTATCGCTATGGACTGCACGGGCCTGAGGTTCCTCACGAGCTGGGTGACGGGAAGGACAAAGAGGATGACCACCAGGGGGTTCACATTGGCATACCACTCAGGCGATGCCGATTCACCGACGGTGCGGAGCACGTACTTGGGCATGGTGGCGTAAAGCTGGTGCTGTATGGCCCAGAATCCCCCCACGATGATGATGATGGCCATGAACCTCAGGTTTTTCACTACCTTCAGGAGGCCCTGCCAGATCTCCCTGAAGCTTTTCCCCACGCCGGTCGTGTCCACGTTCTTATAAAGGATGAGTATGATGACCAGGGCGGCTATGCACATGAGCGCCGAGGCGATATTGATATACTCTATGCCCAGGCCGGTCCTGAGGGGCTTGGCGAGGGTCTTGCCGGAAAAGGAGCCGATGTTGACCATCTGGTAGAAAATGGAAAACGCCCTGGCCCGGTTGGCCTCGTCTGAGCACTTGGCCACCGTTCCCGTGATGACGGACTTGATGAAAGAGCCTCCCACCATGATGATGGCGAGGGCCATGATGGTCGTGGGCTTTGTCTGGAAGAGCCCCAGCATGCCGTAGCCGATTGCAAGGAGGATGAACGCAAGCGCGAGAGCTTTTCTGAAGCCTATCCTGTCGGCCCAGGCGCCGCTAATGGTGGGGGCGAAGTAAAGGAGCGCGGCGAAGACTCCCGATATCCAGCCGGCCTCTATGTCATTGAAGCCGATGAGGTTCGTGAGGTAGAGGGTGAGGGAGATGAACATCCCGTAATAGGCTGCCCGCTCCAGAAGCTCCACGGAGTTTGCAGTCCAGAACTCCCTGGAGAATCTCCAGGTAAGCTGTCCCTCCGGCATGGAAGATCTCCTTTCACGTGGTAAGGGTTATTATAGCAGATTGGCGGCCGTTGGCAAGAGGCCATGCTCCCCGGTGACAGCCTGTCAGAGCGCAGAGCCGTCCTTATCAGAAGGCCGCGCTCCGATGAGCCGCCTCAGCAGGAGCACCTCCAGGGTACCCAGCACCAGCAGCACCGCGGTCACGAAATACCGTTCCCCGGCCTTGGGGCCTTCTGCCGCTTCATCAAAGGGAATGCATACCACGAGGGCAAAAACAAGAAAGCATACCGCCGCCAGGTTGGCGATGGCTATGACAGTCACCACTATCTTCGCTGAAGCGTTCATGAAGAGCCTCTTGTCGTTTCCATGCCTCACCATGCCCCCCATGATGGAATATCATACATTCACGACATCGACTGCTTTTCCTTTGATTTTTACAAAACAGCAACAAAATATTAACATAATGTTTGTTAACAAATTAACTGTTTATGATATACTAGGATCAAGCACAGAGAAAAGGAGAGGATACCATGACCATACAAGCCCTTCCCTGGATGAGCACCTCGGCAGCCCCCGCCAATGAAGGACTCGAAAGCACTCCGCCTCAGGTCCGGCCCGGGCTTGCGGCGGCAGAATCCTCCCTGCAGGTTCTTTTTCTCAGGGACAGCGTGGACAGGCGCTTCCAGGGCTATCATGGAATAATCGCCGCTGAGTATGCCGATGCCCTTGACGCCCGGAGAGATGCACCGAGCGACGGGGAGCTCAGGATGCTCTTCGGGGCCTGGTCAGGCGAGATATCATCGCTTCTCAAGTCAAGGAGCGACGTGAAGATAGGCGATCTGGCCAGGCTCTCCCACAGGCCCGATCTCCTCGCGAAAGTCCTCTCCACCCTCAACAGCCGGCCCGATCTCCCCTTCGCAAGCCTCATGCATAAGAACTGCGAGGGGAAGCTCTCCCTGGACATGACCGAGCTTGACACCGGCTTCAGGGTGATGAGCAACCTTGAAAACGAGGCGCCCATAGAAAAATACCGTGACGAGGACCTGGAGCTCATTTTCGGCATGCAGGGAAAGATGGTCAGGGATTTTCTCACCGCGAGGAAAGACATCAGGCTCAACGAGATCATCGCTGTGAGAAACGACAAGAGGGGGCTCCCCGAGCTCTGCCGCCTCCTTGCCGAGAGAAGGGACTTCGCCATAGGCGACGTGCTTCACCGATCTCCCGACGGCACCGTTTCCATCACCTGGTCGGTGAGCGATGACATCTCCAGGGAGATCATGGGCACACGAAGGGATGTAAAGCCCAAGGAGCTCTCGAGGCTTTTTGCCTACCTGGTGAAGGCCTTTGACGGGAACCCCCAGATGGCCAGGAGAGCCTACCTGCACACGGCAAAGCTTCTCAAGCAGCGCTCCGACATCTCTCCCGACTCGGTGGGCAGGATGGTCTCCCGGATGTCCGATCAGCTCGAGATGGTAAGGCCCCAGGGACCGATGGCCGGCCGTTTGATGAATGCCACCAAGCTCGAGATGATCGAGAGCTCCGCCGAGCTTCTCAGCACGAGAAGAGACCTGGGCACCGACGACATGACCAGGCTCTCGGAAAGCATGATAACGAGCTTTGGAGACAAGAACGACGCATTTTCGCTGAGGCGCATAGGAAAAGGCTTCAAAAACGCCGCGGAGATGCTGAGGAAGCGACCCGACGCAGGGATAGGTCAGGTCCAGTCCCTTCTCTGCACCCTTGACTTTGCCGTCCCGGGCAGGAACCGCTACGCCATGGAAAACAAAGCCTCTCTTTTCGGCACGGTCTCGAAGGCGCTCGCCGCAAAGCCGTACCTTCAGCCGGAGCAGGTCCAGGGCCTCATCTTCAACAAAGCCTGGGGAAGAGGCTTTGACAACGGCTTCTCGCTCTTGTGCTCGGTGAACAGGATCCTGTCGGCTCTCCCGGGCTCTTCCAGGGAACCAGGGCAGAAGGAGGCTCCCGGGGCCAAGGAGATCCAGGGGGGAAAGGACACCGGGGGGGAGCAGCAGAGCCCCGGGGCCCAGGTGGAAAAGGGCGGGGAGGAGTAGAGGAGCCGGGACGGCCATGCCTGTGCCGGGTGACAGGAAAACCCCGCTCCATCACAGAAGAGCATGGCAGTCCTACACTTGAGAGAGCACCATGAGCGAGACACTTTTCCCCCTCCCTGAGGATGCGAAACCCTGGCCCAGGGGAATCCGGGAGCCTGAGCCCCATGCGCAGCCTGTAAAAGCGAAAAATATCAAAGACGGGCGTTATTTCAGCACGTGGCCAGACGGGGGGATCCGTGTCTTCGGCCTTTTCGAGGAGGGCTGGCTTGTGGAATGGATATACTTCCATGAGGAGCAGGACTCCGGCTATGCCCGCTCTGACAGGTGGCCCTGGTGTGCCCAGTATTATTATGCGAACGGCACCGCCGAGGATTTCAACATGTGGGATGACAGCTCCAGGCCCTATGATGCCGGGATGACCTTCGAGGAGTGGGTGAAAGAGCAGGTTGCATCCATGCTGAAGTGGGCTCCCAGGAGGCGATAGCTCTTGGGATGAAATACATGCAGGCCCTGTCTTCCGGCAAGGGCACCAGGCGCCATGGCCCTGTGCCTGTTCGTGACGCAATCTTAAAAGATATGTAACAAAAAATTAAACAAAAGGCCTTAACAATCATGCGTGGTGATATTATAATAGAGAGAGAATAGTGAGGAAAAACTCCGGGAGAGACCTATGACGGACCGTATCGACTTTTCAGGATCTGATCCGCTCTCTGCAGCCCGCTTCCGGGAGCCGGTCGATTCCAGGCGCGTCGAGCGGGATGCCGCGCTTGAAAGAAGTGAGCCTGATTCAATGGAAGCGGTAGATCCCTCCCGGGCCTCTGAGCTTACCCGCTTTCATAATATGGTCCTCCAGGACATCGACAGGCTCCGATACCCGGCCGCATTACCCGATCTCACCGCGGCTCAGGCGCAACAGACTCATACTTCTGCAGGCTCACAGGACCCGGTTGACTATGATATGCCACTCCCGTCGGGAGAGCAGAGCCCTGCCGGCACAGATCAGAATCCTGCTGCAACCGGGGAGCCCCCCGGCCCGCTCAACGGACAAGCCCCTGCAGCCCAGGGACCTGTGGCGAGTGCCCCGCAGGCGGCTCCAAAGAAATATTACCATGGCTCCCCGGAGGAGCAGCTCCTGCAGGCAAAGCTTGATAAAGCGAAGCGCTCGGGAAACAAGGCGCAGGCAAGAACTGCCAGGGAGAACCTTAAAGTTTACTGGCGCAAGATTGTCGATGAGGAATACGGCTCCCTCACCAGGGAGAGCTTTCCCAGGGAGCTGAAGCGTCTTAAGCAATCCTATAAAGAGAATCCCAATGACTTCCAGGTTCAGTACAGGCTCCATGCGCTGTCATTGAGAGCCAAAGCCTGCGGCGATAATACCGCGATCAAGGAGATAGAGAAGATAAGGAACGGCTCCCTCAAAAGGTCTTCTCCCACCGGGAATGCCATCGCTGATTATGCCGACACCCACGTGGGAGGAAACGGGCACCAGTGCTACGCTTATGTGGCAGATGCCCTTGAGAGCGCGGGGATCAAAGTCTGGGGGGAATCGGCTTACATGGCGGCCGATCAGCTTGCCAGGAATCCAAAAGTCCGCGAGATAAAGGGAATCAAGGCCGATCAGCTCTCATCCCTTCCCAAGGGCGCCATCGTGGTGTGGAATCATGGCGACGGGCACCCCGACGGGCATATCTCCATAGCTCTCGGCAACGGCAAGGAAGTGAGCGACATAGTGAGAACGCAGCTCACCGATTATGGCACGTCGTTCCGGGTCTTTGCGCCCGTTGACCTGGTCGAGTGACGGGAACCGGCTCTCCTCCCGCAGGGTCATGGTGATTCCGGCCGAAGGTCCCCTCCTTGGATCTCTCCGGCATCGCGCCTCCGGGTGATATATGGAGCAGTGAAGGGCATATTGACTGATAAAAACAAGCAGCCCGAGACTCACGTCCCGGGCTGCCGCTCCAGGCTCATATTTTTCTAATGACGAATGCTTTCCCAGATACTCTCCAAGGCCCCCAGTATGCTCTTTTTACGAAACACCTCGTCTCTTGTGTAATCCATGGAGCCCCTCTTTACCGCGCGATCCTGATCTCCGTCCATGGCGTCTTCAAGCCTGCGACGGTACCCGAATACCTCGGCCCCCCCCTTCATTGCTCCGTATGCCCCATCTGCAGCGGTATGGAGGTTTCCGTACCCGACAGCCGCCCTTGAAGCGCCATTCATTGCTCCTGACATTGAGATGCTTCCGATAGTCTGAGCATAGTCGCCCCGGTCTCCCATAGGTCACAGCCTCCTCTTTGGATTTTTCCCACCAGAGTTCATCATACCAGGAGCATATTACCAATTTGTGACGAAATTGTAACATTTGTGTGCCTTTATTGGACTTTTGCCGTCAATGCGGGCGGGCCTGTCCGGGGTACTGCTGCAATTAACATTACTGCCACTAGAGCCTTTTCCTGCCGCGCGGGAAGATGAAGGTGAGACCATGGGGCGCCAGGCCCCTGATGATGAGGTGGCCCTCGTGGAGGCACCGCAGGTGGTGGGCCCTGCAGAGGGTGATGAGGTTCGCTTCGGTTGTGGGGCCGCCATGGGAGCGGTATTGAATATGATGGCCGTGGAGGTTGCGGCGGCAACGGCAGCCGGGGGCCTGGCACTGGTAGCGGTCCCGGGCAAGGACGCGGCTGTGGAGGTCTTTTTTCTCTGGGTGGTCCCGGGCGGCAAGGAAGGCATCAAGGAGGGCCTCGATGAAGAGGGGAAGGAGCGCCGCATCTGAAGCCTCGGGGCCGGGGTCTCCCTTGGAAGCGTGAGCGCCCCGGGATGCTTCCCAGAGTCTCGCCGCGTGGTTCCAGAGGGGGATGAGGTCCCGTTTGAGGAAGAAGTTGATGAGGGCGCCCCTCTCTGAGAGGTTTGATCCGAAGGTCCCCTCTTTTGAGATCTCTCCCGAGAGGATGGAGAGGATCTCAGGGAGTTCGGGGTGCTCCCCGCCACCGGTGACCTGCCAGATGACGGCGGGGTTCTCCTCCCATGCAGACAATGAGCCTCCTTCCACGGTTTTCTGCTGTGCACAAATCTGTACTCCGGCGTCAAAACCATTGTCCCCACTGGGTTCCGTGGCATTAGAGAGTGCAAGGGAAACCCTCTTGACGGACCTCCCCGTGACGGCCACCTCGAAGGCCTCGGGATGGATGTCCCACTTTTTGTGGACCGCCCTCTTCGCGAAGCGGAGGAACCCATCGACCGCCTGCAAGAGGGTAGCCACCGGGACCTCCTGGGCATAGGAGAGCCATGCCCCATGGGCGCGGGTCCCCTCAATAAAGACCCTGGCAAGATGCCGCGCCTGCTCGGGGGTGAGCTTCCCCACCTCTACAAGGTCCAGCATATCGGGATACTCAAGATAGCTCCTTTCCATTTTTATAAGAGAATACGCGGTGCTGCGGGACATCCCGAGGCGCTCCCGGGTGTAATGCCCGAGGGAGAGGAAGAGCATGTCCTTGTAGAGGCCGAAATTGTTGAGGGTCCGAAGGAGGCGCCCCTGGTAGAACGAGAGGGAGTGGCGCAGGGAAGCCATCTTCCGGAGGCGGGCGACCGTCTCGAAGGGATCGGCGGGAGGGCGCACCCGGGTGCCATCGGGAGTAACGATGGTATCCCTGGTGGGGAGCTCATCCCAGGGAGCGACTCCCTCAGAGCTATCGTTGTCCGATGCTGAAGAGCCTGAGCCCTCGGGGAGCATGTGGCGCCCGGGAGCTTCGAGCTCCGAAGGAAGCTCCACCGCGACAGGCTTCCATGGCAAAAACTCCCAAAGATGAGAGACCTCTTCGAGGTCCTTGTGGACCTGGCGGGCCAGTTCCTTGTCCCGCTCGCCGAAGGAGGCCTCGTCATCGAGGGAGCTGATTGCCCCTGCCAGGGCGCCCACGAGAAGGGCTTTCTCCTCTATTCCGGAATGGCGCTGAAGCTCCGGCTTCTCTGTCCCGATGGTGCCGGGAGCATTGATTGCATCGCTGCCTGCTGTCCCCATGTGGCGGCAGAGAGCTGCGCCCTGGCTTTCTATGCCCTGGGTCCCGATGCCATCGAGTGGCGCCGAGGCGGCGAACTCGGCAAGAAGGGCCTCCACGAAAGACTCCGAAGAGAGCTCCGCCTCCTCCATTCTGCGGAAGACCTCGAGGGCCCGGTCCCACTTCGCGGCAACGGAGAAAGGAACCCGCGCGCTTACGGCGAGGCTCTCTGTGCCCTCTTCATCGTCATCCCCGGCGACGAATGCGTTGATGCCGCTCCCCACGGCTTTACAACGCTTCACCTCCTCTTCTAGTCCTCTGATAGTGG
This is a stretch of genomic DNA from Candidatus Eremiobacterota bacterium. It encodes these proteins:
- a CDS encoding HNH endonuclease signature motif containing protein, which gives rise to MNTGVIREYPGYEAVMEGGQVFRACPGLPLVTYGADEVLTRSNCRHIFRDLTAEVLDWNLWCLSQAGGKLDLLIGEALLSLNGKLEKLGYVRVGDFVREELGISSRSGYELMRNAKALQKLPLIREALEKGLLRKSALRFLFQVVTPETEAEWLRKAMDSTIRGLEEEVKRCKAVGSGINAFVAGDDDEEGTESLAVSARVPFSVAAKWDRALEVFRRMEEAELSSESFVEALLAEFAASAPLDGIGTQGIESQGAALCRHMGTAGSDAINAPGTIGTEKPELQRHSGIEEKALLVGALAGAISSLDDEASFGERDKELARQVHKDLEEVSHLWEFLPWKPVAVELPSELEAPGRHMLPEGSGSSASDNDSSEGVAPWDELPTRDTIVTPDGTRVRPPADPFETVARLRKMASLRHSLSFYQGRLLRTLNNFGLYKDMLFLSLGHYTRERLGMSRSTAYSLIKMERSYLEYPDMLDLVEVGKLTPEQARHLARVFIEGTRAHGAWLSYAQEVPVATLLQAVDGFLRFAKRAVHKKWDIHPEAFEVAVTGRSVKRVSLALSNATEPSGDNGFDAGVQICAQQKTVEGGSLSAWEENPAVIWQVTGGGEHPELPEILSILSGEISKEGTFGSNLSERGALINFFLKRDLIPLWNHAARLWEASRGAHASKGDPGPEASDAALLPLFIEALLDAFLAARDHPEKKDLHSRVLARDRYQCQAPGCRCRRNLHGHHIQYRSHGGPTTEANLITLCRAHHLRCLHEGHLIIRGLAPHGLTFIFPRGRKRL
- a CDS encoding YfhO family protein, yielding MKRDFREPAIHLLLAAVMVMLIFYPASAGKALIYSGDFTGSDALDLNIPLKFNLGAALRSGELPLWTPLLLNGYPLLGEGQTGIFYPPNLLFSLLPMLWCANGLIFFHLLLAASGLYAYGRLKGLSWEAATFSSLVFSFSGFYVLHLRHLNMLEAASWFPWLFYFAGLHLSSRKPAALLSWSAVLALQWLCGHPAITYLGLFGVALLYGATFIKDIRKGKSFLLPLSFIGAASLSGLLAAVQLLPTLELVPLSLRSSLTRSDVAHFPFALESLWHFINPYFMGNPARGAYPLSAIVSKGVFWENCAYIGILPLLMAFGALRWWKEDGRVRGFSLFVISGIVLALGPATPLYGLLLKVIPGFHLFRFPARFLVYALFGLVLLAGVFWDRIAPAVKGSRARLAMFCLVFLVSSANLAWFCRSFNAFLEPSWCGPPPTLRSVLQGHDGSRIYSFAALLSWQRAYIKDRGWMGPRENLDRYRSLLAPDYNLLFGVPQVGEKTWCEGGMAPSRMAELAGIVEREAMPLYGGKVILVPDGMIRLLRLQHTGFICSVDMLAHPALERIAGSDDGKEVNVYRIKGSLPRASMVYRHRVFYDSDELRGALLDPSFAPEQEVLLEEEPAIVPRGTGVGKVELLRESLNGLEYSVSTDHDGFLFLADTWFPGWKASVDGVPAKIFRADYAFRAVAVRAGTHRVAFSYRPASLEQGALLSLAGLLLLSILGWKTRQSPREKPGTAPSF
- a CDS encoding MFS transporter, with the protein product MPEGQLTWRFSREFWTANSVELLERAAYYGMFISLTLYLTNLIGFNDIEAGWISGVFAALLYFAPTISGAWADRIGFRKALALAFILLAIGYGMLGLFQTKPTTIMALAIIMVGGSFIKSVITGTVAKCSDEANRARAFSIFYQMVNIGSFSGKTLAKPLRTGLGIEYINIASALMCIAALVIILILYKNVDTTGVGKSFREIWQGLLKVVKNLRFMAIIIIVGGFWAIQHQLYATMPKYVLRTVGESASPEWYANVNPLVVILFVLPVTQLVRNLRPVQSIAIALFLIPFSSLTMSLSPSAVKIWGSSIPFLGFAIHPVTAVLIAGIALQGFAECFLSPRFLEYASKQAPPGETGLYMGYSHLNSFFGNLLGFGISGYLLNAWCPDPDKLSPEAHTAWQQAIANGTALPSQYAHAHYIWYVFAGIGFAAFLALLAFNVVTSLRDRQKARETKTG